One window of the Allosaccharopolyspora coralli genome contains the following:
- a CDS encoding NAD(P)H-binding protein → MNTDQLILVTGATGHIGRHLVRELHGRAQVRALVREPETANLPEHVELVRGDLTDPDSVARAAKGADAVFLLWPLMSTDGLDAVVAALADVPQLVYLSSEGIRDVDDQGDPITNSHSFIEDHLEQHRTQWTFLRPVGFASNALGWAQDVATHDSVRHAFPDLARPLIHEADIAAVAARTLTENGHAGQRYVLTGPQHLTNTEQAHAIGTARGGPVSFETISPDRERRQMLDAGWPDTVIDPVLAAYERMQRTPEPVTDTVEELTGSPARSFVRWAHEHARDFGGDPLDVHSVASTYVAMCRAGDFSGAIDHFFPDDHVRVEDGLEIVGNSAVHERSQDFGAEVDIHSVDIQGPYVGGDRFAVRFSLDTTSRATGARRRTTKLSLYTVGNGRITREEVYYDAPEPQ, encoded by the coding sequence GTGAACACCGACCAACTGATCCTCGTCACCGGCGCCACCGGCCACATCGGCCGCCACCTCGTCCGCGAACTGCACGGACGGGCGCAGGTACGGGCGCTCGTACGCGAACCAGAGACCGCGAACCTGCCGGAGCACGTCGAACTGGTGCGCGGTGACCTGACCGATCCGGACAGCGTCGCGCGTGCCGCCAAAGGCGCCGATGCGGTGTTCCTGCTGTGGCCACTGATGAGCACCGACGGACTCGACGCGGTTGTCGCGGCACTGGCCGACGTGCCACAGCTGGTGTACCTCTCGTCCGAGGGCATCCGTGACGTCGACGACCAAGGCGACCCGATCACCAACAGCCACAGCTTCATTGAAGACCACCTCGAACAGCACAGAACACAGTGGACCTTCCTCAGGCCCGTCGGGTTCGCTTCGAACGCGCTCGGCTGGGCACAGGACGTCGCCACTCACGACTCGGTGCGACACGCGTTCCCCGATCTGGCGCGGCCACTGATTCACGAAGCCGACATCGCCGCAGTCGCGGCGCGCACGCTCACGGAGAACGGTCACGCAGGGCAACGATATGTCCTCACCGGGCCGCAGCACCTCACCAACACCGAACAGGCACACGCGATCGGAACCGCGCGCGGCGGGCCGGTCTCGTTCGAGACGATCAGTCCGGATCGTGAGCGCCGCCAGATGCTCGACGCGGGCTGGCCGGACACGGTCATCGACCCCGTCCTCGCCGCCTATGAACGAATGCAGCGCACGCCGGAACCGGTGACCGACACCGTGGAGGAGCTGACCGGCAGCCCCGCGCGAAGTTTCGTGCGCTGGGCGCACGAGCACGCCCGCGACTTCGGCGGTGACCCGCTCGACGTGCACAGTGTCGCGTCGACGTATGTCGCGATGTGCCGGGCGGGAGATTTCAGCGGCGCCATCGACCACTTCTTTCCCGACGATCACGTGCGGGTGGAAGACGGCCTGGAAATCGTCGGAAACAGCGCCGTCCACGAACGCAGCCAGGACTTCGGCGCGGAGGTCGACATCCACTCCGTCGACATCCAAGGCCCGTACGTCGGCGGCGACCGCTTCGCGGTGCGGTTCTCCCTCGACACCACCTCACGTGCGACCGGAGCCCGGCGCCGGACCACGAAGCTGTCGCTGTACACGGTCGGCAACGGCCGGATCACTCGAGAAGAGGTGTACTACGACGCACCGGAGCCGCAGTGA
- a CDS encoding GNAT family N-acetyltransferase — protein sequence MQETWSTEVVPVQGSQAAELLWEYLDEMVSRYHGRAATDAEIRHEVEETSSESLEPPRGALLVASFQGQLAGCVGVRLIDDDVAEMKRVYLRERLRGRGGGAVLAEAAERIARTWGARVMRLDTRSDLIEARALYVRLGYEEIPAYSRSPYAEHWFEKSLVA from the coding sequence GTGCAGGAGACGTGGAGTACCGAGGTCGTGCCGGTTCAAGGGTCGCAGGCGGCCGAGCTGTTGTGGGAGTACCTCGACGAGATGGTCAGCCGCTACCACGGCCGCGCTGCGACGGACGCCGAGATCCGGCACGAAGTCGAGGAAACGTCGAGTGAGTCGCTGGAACCGCCGCGTGGGGCCTTGCTGGTCGCCAGTTTCCAGGGTCAACTGGCCGGGTGTGTCGGTGTGCGCCTCATCGACGACGACGTCGCGGAGATGAAGCGGGTGTACCTGCGTGAACGGCTACGCGGACGCGGCGGCGGTGCTGTGCTGGCCGAAGCCGCCGAACGGATCGCCCGCACGTGGGGAGCGCGCGTGATGCGCCTGGACACCCGGTCGGATCTGATCGAGGCCCGGGCGTTGTACGTGCGGCTCGGGTACGAAGAGATCCCCGCGTACTCGCGGAGTCCGTATGCCGAGCACTGGTTCGAGAAGTCCTTGGTCGCATGA
- a CDS encoding putative protein N(5)-glutamine methyltransferase — MRDTAELTSRLRAAGCVFAEDEAALILSTARTAGEVQSMMTRRLAGEPLEHVLGWAEFRGLRLVVAPGVFVPRRRTEFLVDRAADGLVAGNVAVDLCCGCGAVAAALVAEVPGIEIHAADLDPAAVRCARTNLGQKGSVHRGDLDDALPSTLRGRVDVLVANTPYVPTAEIAHMPPEAREHEPGLALDGGTDGLDVQRRLAARARRWLAPGARVLVESSIDQSSTTARVFERHGLTAHVFTDEDTAVVVGHAG, encoded by the coding sequence ATGCGCGATACTGCGGAACTCACGAGTCGGTTGCGCGCGGCAGGCTGCGTTTTCGCCGAGGACGAGGCAGCGCTGATCCTGTCCACGGCTCGGACAGCGGGCGAGGTCCAGTCGATGATGACGCGGCGACTGGCGGGGGAGCCGTTGGAGCACGTGCTGGGGTGGGCGGAGTTCCGCGGGCTGCGCCTCGTGGTCGCGCCCGGGGTGTTCGTTCCGCGTCGTCGCACCGAGTTCCTCGTCGATCGTGCCGCCGACGGCCTGGTCGCGGGCAACGTCGCCGTCGACCTCTGCTGCGGGTGCGGAGCCGTCGCGGCCGCGCTCGTCGCCGAGGTCCCGGGTATCGAGATCCACGCTGCCGACCTCGATCCTGCGGCCGTCCGTTGTGCTCGCACGAATCTCGGCCAGAAGGGGAGTGTGCACCGGGGAGACCTCGACGATGCTCTGCCCAGCACACTGCGAGGCCGGGTCGACGTCCTGGTCGCGAACACGCCGTACGTGCCGACGGCGGAGATCGCACACATGCCACCGGAGGCTCGGGAGCACGAACCCGGTCTCGCGCTCGACGGTGGAACCGACGGCCTCGACGTGCAGCGCCGGCTGGCCGCCCGAGCCCGACGATGGCTGGCCCCGGGAGCTCGTGTGCTGGTCGAGTCGAGCATCGACCAGTCGTCGACGACCGCCCGCGTTTTCGAGCGGCACGGTCTGACGGCACACGTGTTCACCGACGAGGACACCGCTGTCGTCGTCGGCCACGCCGGGTAG
- a CDS encoding O-methyltransferase, protein MDKQQWTAVEDYFVSTVVGRDEALDAAAADAQRAGMPAIAVPPNHGKFLQLLALMQGAQRILEVGTLGGLSAIWMARALPDNGRLVTLEYNEAYADVARTSIARAGLADRIEVRVGAALETLPVLAREGAGPFDLAFLDADKENNPAYFEWALEMARPGSVIVVDNVVRGGRVLEADSDDAMVQGVRRLHTMVAAEPRVRATSLQTVDSKEYDGFLMAYVDKSA, encoded by the coding sequence ATGGACAAGCAACAGTGGACGGCCGTCGAGGACTATTTCGTCTCGACGGTCGTGGGTAGGGACGAGGCGCTCGACGCGGCGGCGGCGGACGCGCAACGGGCGGGGATGCCCGCGATCGCCGTCCCGCCCAATCACGGCAAGTTCCTGCAGCTGTTGGCGTTGATGCAGGGTGCCCAACGGATCCTCGAGGTCGGCACGCTCGGGGGGCTCAGCGCCATCTGGATGGCGCGCGCACTGCCGGACAACGGCCGGTTGGTGACCTTGGAGTACAACGAGGCGTACGCCGACGTCGCGCGCACCAGCATCGCGCGCGCCGGTCTCGCGGACCGTATCGAGGTGCGGGTGGGTGCGGCGTTGGAGACGCTGCCGGTGCTCGCTCGGGAGGGCGCTGGGCCGTTCGACCTCGCGTTCCTCGACGCGGACAAGGAGAACAACCCGGCCTATTTCGAGTGGGCACTGGAGATGGCGCGGCCGGGATCGGTCATCGTGGTCGACAATGTCGTGCGCGGCGGTCGCGTGTTGGAGGCCGACTCCGACGATGCGATGGTGCAGGGCGTCCGGCGTCTGCACACGATGGTGGCCGCCGAGCCGCGGGTGCGGGCGACGTCGCTGCAGACCGTCGACAGCAAGGAGTACGACGGCTTCCTGATGGCCTACGTTGACAAGAGCGCGTGA
- a CDS encoding 3-keto-5-aminohexanoate cleavage protein, producing the protein MLQACLNGARSPREHFHLPVRPEELAAAAAAAVEAGAQDIHLHPKTPDGADSLDARVVGPTVRAVRAAVPGVAVGVTTGAWTLTEPQHRIAAISAWTVLPDHASVNWHEPGADDVAATLLDRGIAVEAGIWSGTDGDERFTRSPVRDRVQRVLAEVTDRTARGAPTTAEALLQRLRHVTAPILLHGESAGAWPVLALAAQRGLDTRIGLEDVLQLPDGDIAPDNATLVAAATKIA; encoded by the coding sequence ATGTTGCAGGCCTGCCTCAACGGCGCTCGAAGTCCCCGCGAACACTTCCACCTGCCGGTCCGTCCCGAAGAGCTCGCCGCGGCCGCCGCTGCCGCCGTCGAAGCGGGAGCCCAGGACATTCACCTGCACCCGAAGACACCCGACGGGGCCGACAGCCTCGACGCACGCGTCGTCGGCCCCACCGTCCGCGCCGTCCGCGCGGCGGTTCCCGGCGTCGCGGTCGGCGTCACCACCGGAGCGTGGACCCTCACCGAGCCGCAGCACCGGATCGCGGCGATCAGCGCCTGGACCGTGCTCCCGGATCACGCCTCGGTGAACTGGCACGAACCCGGCGCCGACGACGTCGCCGCCACACTGCTCGACCGAGGAATCGCCGTCGAGGCGGGCATCTGGTCCGGCACCGACGGCGACGAGCGCTTCACCCGATCACCCGTGCGCGACAGGGTCCAGCGCGTGCTCGCCGAAGTCACCGACCGCACCGCGCGAGGGGCACCCACCACCGCCGAGGCCCTCCTGCAACGCCTCCGGCACGTCACGGCACCGATCCTGCTGCACGGGGAGTCCGCCGGAGCATGGCCGGTACTCGCACTCGCGGCCCAGCGCGGACTCGACACCCGGATCGGCCTCGAAGACGTCCTGCAACTACCCGACGGTGACATCGCCCCCGACAACGCGACCCTCGTCGCCGCCGCCACAAAGATCGCGTGA
- a CDS encoding iron-sulfur cluster assembly protein, with protein sequence MTVSLDRAADITAAARSALGTVQDPELAEPLTDLGFVSRCSVSPDGEATVRLRLPTYFCAPNFAFLMVADAHDAVAAVPGVRRVDVRLEDHFSAEAINRGVAQRSGFAASFTGEATDELDELRANFLRKAVLAGTDRVCRAMVSAGADPQRLVEHRLGDAPEGTDKERLRERRRELDLPCDDDTPLLVDPESGAAVGADHSKMYLARARLTRTGQEANAGMCRGMLQARYPQTPQEE encoded by the coding sequence ATGACGGTCTCGCTCGACCGGGCCGCCGACATCACCGCGGCGGCCCGGTCCGCACTGGGCACGGTTCAGGATCCCGAACTGGCCGAACCGTTGACCGACCTCGGGTTCGTCTCGCGATGTTCGGTGAGCCCGGACGGCGAGGCGACCGTGCGGCTGAGACTGCCGACGTACTTCTGCGCCCCCAACTTCGCGTTCCTGATGGTCGCCGACGCCCACGACGCCGTGGCCGCGGTGCCCGGCGTGCGGCGCGTCGACGTCCGGTTGGAGGATCACTTCTCGGCCGAGGCGATCAACCGCGGGGTAGCGCAGCGGTCGGGTTTCGCCGCCAGCTTCACCGGCGAGGCCACCGACGAGCTCGACGAGCTGCGGGCGAACTTCCTGCGCAAAGCCGTACTGGCTGGCACGGACCGGGTCTGCCGCGCGATGGTGTCGGCAGGGGCCGATCCGCAACGGCTGGTCGAGCACCGGCTCGGCGACGCCCCGGAAGGCACGGACAAGGAACGATTGCGGGAACGCAGGCGAGAACTCGACCTGCCGTGCGACGACGACACTCCACTGCTGGTCGATCCCGAATCCGGCGCCGCCGTCGGCGCCGACCACTCCAAGATGTATCTGGCGCGTGCCCGCCTGACCAGGACAGGGCAAGAAGCGAACGCGGGGATGTGCCGCGGCATGCTCCAGGCGCGGTATCCCCAGACCCCTCAGGAGGAATAA
- a CDS encoding amidohydrolase family protein, whose product MYEKAGEKYFVVDSHMHFWNAGPANRVPGREDLAKGWIECFHAYQSLGPPETHWSIEKFQEYTEADLMRDVFEDGHVDVAIFQPTDLKYWYTNGFNTTEQNAELKEKYPDKFILNTNFDPRDGAEGLRPFEERVKRYGSKGVKLYTAEWRDGSRGWTLKDPMAWRYLEKCEELGVTNVHVHKGPTIWPLDKDAFDVADVDHAATRFQGLNFIVEHVGLPRIEDFCYMATQEPNVYAGLSVVTGAEMYSRPRFFSKVMGELLYWVGEDKMTFGSDYAIWEPKWQIEGLVDWDYPDETFSDYPRLGTEGKKKILGLNAAKLYDIDVPQDCRLKEEAASQDDAVLVEQT is encoded by the coding sequence GTGTACGAGAAAGCGGGCGAGAAGTACTTCGTCGTCGACAGCCACATGCACTTCTGGAACGCCGGTCCCGCCAACAGGGTCCCCGGGCGGGAGGACTTGGCCAAGGGCTGGATCGAGTGTTTCCACGCCTATCAGAGCCTCGGCCCGCCGGAGACGCACTGGTCGATCGAGAAGTTCCAGGAATACACGGAAGCCGACCTCATGCGCGACGTGTTCGAGGACGGACACGTCGACGTCGCGATCTTCCAGCCGACCGACCTCAAGTACTGGTACACCAACGGTTTCAACACCACCGAACAGAACGCAGAGCTGAAAGAGAAGTACCCGGACAAGTTCATCCTGAACACCAACTTCGACCCTCGGGACGGCGCAGAAGGGCTCCGCCCGTTCGAAGAGCGGGTGAAACGCTACGGCAGCAAGGGCGTGAAGCTCTACACCGCGGAGTGGCGGGACGGCTCCCGCGGCTGGACGCTCAAGGACCCGATGGCGTGGCGCTACCTGGAAAAGTGCGAGGAACTCGGCGTCACCAACGTCCACGTCCACAAAGGACCCACGATCTGGCCGTTGGACAAGGACGCCTTCGACGTCGCCGACGTGGACCACGCGGCCACACGGTTCCAGGGACTGAACTTCATCGTCGAGCATGTCGGCCTGCCGCGCATCGAGGACTTCTGCTACATGGCGACCCAGGAGCCCAACGTCTACGCCGGGTTGTCGGTGGTTACCGGCGCCGAGATGTACAGCAGGCCGAGGTTCTTCTCCAAGGTCATGGGCGAGTTGCTGTACTGGGTCGGCGAGGACAAGATGACCTTCGGTTCGGATTACGCGATCTGGGAGCCGAAGTGGCAGATCGAGGGACTGGTCGACTGGGACTACCCGGACGAGACCTTCTCCGACTACCCACGGCTCGGCACCGAGGGCAAGAAGAAGATCCTCGGGCTCAACGCCGCCAAGCTCTACGACATCGACGTGCCGCAGGACTGCCGCCTCAAGGAAGAGGCAGCCAGTCAGGACGACGCGGTGCTCGTGGAGCAGACATGA